From the genome of Tolypothrix sp. NIES-4075, one region includes:
- a CDS encoding tetratricopeptide repeat protein encodes MREIIAQLTQLNLQVVELAGKGNLQQAIIVAQQAVNIRINQQLTEHPAYCDSLNNLAELYRMQGHYLLAQPLQHLRLL; translated from the coding sequence ATGAGAGAAATCATAGCCCAATTAACTCAACTTAATTTACAGGTTGTAGAACTCGCTGGAAAGGGAAATTTACAACAAGCGATAATTGTTGCCCAGCAAGCTGTAAATATAAGAATAAATCAGCAGCTAACCGAACATCCTGCATATTGTGATAGCTTGAATAACCTCGCCGAATTATATCGGATGCAAGGACATTATTTGTTAGCCCAGCCTTTACAGCACCTACGGCTGTTATGA
- a CDS encoding transposase, whose amino-acid sequence MLVHKWEQELTLLTPSIEVHSFTVIGAIGINKVVALMTMNGSMDGRAFELFVEKFLVPNLWSGAVVVMDNLSAHKLDSIVPMIEDVGAFIYLFILILSRF is encoded by the coding sequence ATGCTCGTTCACAAATGGGAACAAGAGCTTACTCTCTTAACCCCTTCTATAGAGGTTCACTCATTTACAGTAATTGGAGCAATTGGTATTAATAAAGTAGTTGCATTAATGACAATGAATGGTTCAATGGATGGCAGAGCATTTGAATTATTTGTTGAGAAGTTTTTAGTGCCAAATTTATGGTCAGGAGCAGTAGTAGTAATGGATAATTTATCCGCACATAAACTAGATTCAATTGTGCCAATGATTGAAGATGTAGGCGCGTTCATTTATTTGTTTATCCTCATACTCTCCCGATTTTAA